The genomic DNA AGGACCTTTTGGCCGGAAAAAATCCTGTAAAAATGAATTCATTCATCGGAAGGCCGGCGACCGCGAGCGCCGCCACCATGGCCGAAGGGCCCGGCACTGGAACTACCTGGACCTTGTGCCGGACGGCCAGATTGACCAGGCGAAAGCCGGGGTCAGAAAGCACCGGCATGCCCGCATCGGACACAAGAGCAATGCTGCTTCCCTGCTCCATCTGCAGAACCAGCTCAGGCGCGCGCGTCAGCTCATTGTGCTCGTGATAGCTCACAGTGCGGGTGCTGATGCTGTAATGGTTCAGGAGTTTTTGGGTCCTGCGCGTGTCTTCGCAGGCAATGAGATCTGCGCCCTTGAGGGCGGTCAGCGCCCGGAGGGTGATGTCTTCCAAGTTGCCGATCGGCGTCCCTACAACATACAGCCGCCCGGCCGGATGACGCGAGGGTGGATAACGGGCCGCAACAATCCGGCTTTTCATCAGGATCGCCTCATTTCAGAATTTGTGGGTCCGCGTGCCGCTTCCAGTGTACCAATTGATACGCGCAGGCACAATGCACGTATGGAGACATGTTAAATGTAACTGATGAGAGGCTGTCGAGACATTTAAGGATGTAACCCGTCGCGCCGTTTTAGGTGTAACCCGAATCCAGGGAGATGGAGGAGGGTTGCCATGAGTCGTCACTCGAGACGGGAGTA from Terriglobia bacterium includes the following:
- the rsmI gene encoding 16S rRNA (cytidine(1402)-2'-O)-methyltransferase; the encoded protein is MKSRIVAARYPPSRHPAGRLYVVGTPIGNLEDITLRALTALKGADLIACEDTRRTQKLLNHYSISTRTVSYHEHNELTRAPELVLQMEQGSSIALVSDAGMPVLSDPGFRLVNLAVRHKVQVVPVPGPSAMVAALAVAGLPMNEFIFTGFFPAKRSSRRKGLAALAAFEGTIVFYEAPHRIVECLRDVQELLGDRDMVIAREVTKLHEQFLRGSVTELRAFLKKIPARGELTVILGPGAAPRPAGTDGNSLHAEIENLRASQGLNERGALKAIARARGISRSEAYRQLQLEKSAEKEPS